The genome window CTGCTGATCTCGCCGCCCGCTACGAGATCCGCATCGCCTACGAGGCGCTGGCCTGGGGTCGGTTCGTGAACACCTACGAGCACGCCTGGTCGCTGGTGGAACAGGCCGACCGGCCCAACCTCGGCGTCTGCCTGGACTCGTTCCACATCCTCTCCCGCCGCGGCGACGTCAGCGGCTTCCGGGCGATCCCGGGGGAGAAGGTGTTCTTCGTGCAGATGGCGGATGCCCCGATCATGCTCATGGACGTGCTGTCCTGGTCCCGCCACCACCGCAACTTCCCCGGTGAGGGCGGTTTCGACCTGGTCACCTTCATGCGGGAGCTCTACGCCACCGGCTACACGGGGCCGATCTCCCTGGAGGTCTTCTCGGACGTCTACCGGCAGACGGAGTCCGTGCGCACCGCCCGGGAGGCCATGCGCTCCCTGCAATGGCTGGACGACGCCCAGGCGGGGGAGGCGCCCGCTCACCCCACCGGCTGGGACTTCGCCGAGGTCCGCGCCGCGGAACCAGCGGACCTGGCCGAGGTGCTGACGCAGCTGGGTTTCGCGGACCACGGACGCCACCGCACCAAGGACGTCCACCTCTTCTCCGCCGGCCACGCCCGCGTGGTCACCAACGACCGCACCGAGGCGCCGCTGGAACACGCCGGCGGCTCCGTCATCGCCTCGATCGGCCTGCAGGTGCCGGACCCCCGGTCCACCGCGGACCACGCCCGTGCCCTCCACTACCCCAAGGCCTGGCGGGCCAACCGGGCGGATGAGATGGTGCTGCGCGGGGTGCAGGCCCCGGACGGCACCGAGGTCTTCCTCGCGCCCACCTCGGCCGCCGCACCCCAGTGGGTGGCCGAATATGGCCGGAACGACGGCGGCCGGGTCACGGGTGCCGAAGCGCCCCGTGACGCTGGGGCTGGGGCGGAATCGGCCGGCGTCGTGGCCGGGGACGGGCTGATCCTCGGAATCGACCACGTCAACCTGGCCCAGCCCTGGCAGTGGTTCGAGGAGGGCGTCCTGTTCTACCGGTCGCTGTTCGGGCTCGAGGCGCAGGTCAGCAACGATGTCCCCTCACCGCAGGGACTGGTGCGCTCCGAGGTGATGCGCACTCCGGACGGCGCCGTCCGGGTACCGCTGAACCTGATCCCACACGGCCTGGACCCGGGACGGTCCTCCACCACCCGCACGGTCACCGGCCAGATCGACCACGACGAACTCCGGCTGAAGGCCGCCTACCCGCAGCACGTGGCGTTCCTGGCCTCGGATGCCGTCGAGGTGGCGCGCCGTGCCCGTGCCCGGGGACTGCGCATGCTGCCCGTCCCCTCGAACTACTACGAGGACCTGGCCGCACGCTTCGCCCTGGACGAGGCCTTCCTGGCCGAGCTGCGGGAGAACGACGTGATGTACGACCGGGACGAGGGCGGGGAGTTCCTGCACTTCTACACCCGCACCGTGGGCACCGTGTTCTTCGAGGTGGTTGAGCGCCGCGACGGCTACGAAGGCTACGGGGCAGGCTCAGCACCGGTCCGGCTGGCCGCCCAGTACGACCTGGACCGCCAGTAACCCCTCCCACCCGTCAGTGGACGGGAGTGCCCTCCGGGGCAGGCGCCGGGGAGTGGGCCACGGCGTCAGGCTCCTCATCGGCCGGAACCGACTTCACGAAGAACGAGCCCGCGAACGCCACCAGGGCGATGACGGCGCCCCAGATCATGGCGTTGTGGATGCCGGT of Citricoccus sp. K5 contains these proteins:
- a CDS encoding sugar phosphate isomerase/epimerase and 4-hydroxyphenylpyruvate domain-containing protein; its protein translation is MSQSVPAVNAANAVNAGPTRMSRTSIATVCLAGTFEEKMRAAAEAGFDGIEVFEPDLVASPLSPEQVRDLAEELGLTLDLYQPFRDLEGVEESAFQDNLRRLEGKFQLMRRLGVDLILLCSNVGTATSWEDEVAVDQLRRAADLAARYEIRIAYEALAWGRFVNTYEHAWSLVEQADRPNLGVCLDSFHILSRRGDVSGFRAIPGEKVFFVQMADAPIMLMDVLSWSRHHRNFPGEGGFDLVTFMRELYATGYTGPISLEVFSDVYRQTESVRTAREAMRSLQWLDDAQAGEAPAHPTGWDFAEVRAAEPADLAEVLTQLGFADHGRHRTKDVHLFSAGHARVVTNDRTEAPLEHAGGSVIASIGLQVPDPRSTADHARALHYPKAWRANRADEMVLRGVQAPDGTEVFLAPTSAAAPQWVAEYGRNDGGRVTGAEAPRDAGAGAESAGVVAGDGLILGIDHVNLAQPWQWFEEGVLFYRSLFGLEAQVSNDVPSPQGLVRSEVMRTPDGAVRVPLNLIPHGLDPGRSSTTRTVTGQIDHDELRLKAAYPQHVAFLASDAVEVARRARARGLRMLPVPSNYYEDLAARFALDEAFLAELRENDVMYDRDEGGEFLHFYTRTVGTVFFEVVERRDGYEGYGAGSAPVRLAAQYDLDRQ